The Bombus pascuorum chromosome 9, iyBomPasc1.1, whole genome shotgun sequence genome has a window encoding:
- the LOC132910615 gene encoding uncharacterized protein LOC132910615, translating to MEDFNDGVDGKLAFRMRKVNPEQFHTLVKMHLSFELDINTEDNDCINEKTKLKKWGLLSFSKKPKSTINLQKGVEGASLSEDGINQVKQLIEYLSKEQNIIQEGIFRRTGKLTRQQDLKTALYQGIPLNLNDGRYSVHDCASVLKGFLAELSEPLLSDLHYPAHCQIAELCSSDLSGNDARLLRSLQLLLLLLPSINRVLLKYVLNLLNKTASFESNNKMNCDSLATLFTPHLMCPRKLSPEALHINSQNLSCLVAFMIKKENELFEIPPKLATDIRAYWVEQERKLLSPKNIDLNESIPDTTGTAHTVFSFVDHKLTAKANSTQDTQAALAQLYAHIQAMPESAKKRRLVKQFNKENGQGTPRQVKHFRTKSLGDSIKKHIFQKKILGHKKFDINIGCNITRSNSEENILSSNLEKSLLQTKVLLSKSDDELSMENYDTNNDSLLHTKHISNSTGSLNTPTLRSYKDKRKAILMKFVNINEEQIVQYHDWNINKSDKGSYIDESINSKSSNANISLQDSNKELRGENNTAINTNRLSRQLSEPPDIYSSQSTLYETSQNELYRQSSEPTFSRSEATHTEMVPIAKYDDENKKAVEYSKMESHSDNACVHLSPAVKNRLWNVYVAHTSTPSNLLRKSLVTNDYMLTPITNNDKSMSPITQSATKMTKAMQETMMTPRSRKPVMMVSGSNLCNLASVNNSWNQQSNNIHGPNLDIIAPINCTSILEESQKPNNTDSEIVYNEVIDLEDKENLNKNTTEKRRYVTSITDDYYTIKQQSTMSITSTFREYLLSRSVLTASPVDLSFSSRTGDFEQSESDLNILNEDGLSESLLCCLNGNQPESDTSGIASGSTNSANSSEKNEEVANSPRKRATSLQRNDSKKSIKESRKLRNIQGQGFRNKQLSESTLNSVKIKDTFQETSF from the exons ATGGAAGATTTTAACGATGGTGTGGATGGTAAATTGGCTTTCAGAATGCGAAAAGTCAATCCAGAACAATTTCACACTCTCGTCAAAATGCATCTATCTTTTGAATTGGACATCAATACTGAGGA caATGATTGCATCAATGAAAAGacaaagttaaaaaagtgGGGTCTCTTAAGCTTCTCAAAGAAACCTAAGTcaacaattaatttacaaaaaggaGTTGAAGGTGCTAGCTTATCTGAAGATGGAATAAATCAAGTAAAACAGTTGATAGAATATTTATCTAAAGAACAaa atattatACAAGAAGGTATATTTCGACGTACTGGTAAATTAACAAGGCAACAAGATTTAAAAACTGCATTATATCAAGGCATTCCATTGAATCTTAATGATGGCCGATACAGTGTACATGATTGTGCATCAGTATTAAAAGGATTTTTGGCTGAATTATCAGAGCCATTATTATCAGATTTGCATTATCCTGCACATTGTCAAATTGCTG AATTATGTAGTTCTGATTTAAGTGGGAATGATGCAAGGTTATTAAGATCTCTGCAACTACTTTTATTACTTCTACCATCTATAAACAGAGTTTTACTTAAGTATGTCTTGAATCTTCTGAATAAGACAGCTAGTTTTgaatctaataataaaatgaattgtgATAGCCTTGCTACACTTTTTACACCACACTTAATGTGCCCAAGAAAATTATCACCAGAAGCTTTACATATCAATTCTCAAAATTTATCATGTTTAGTTGCCTTCAtgattaaaaaggaaaatgaacTATTTGAAATTCCACCAAAACTAGCTACAGATATCAGAGCATATTGGGTAGagcaagaaagaaaattactaaGCCCTAAAAATATAGAT TTAAATGAATCTATACCAGATACAACAGGTACAGCACACACAGTATTCAGTTTTGTGGATCATAAATTAACAGCAAAGGCAAATTCTACGCAAGATACTCAAGCAGCATTAGCACAACTATATGCTCACATACAAGCTATGCCAGAGTCAGCTAAAAAACGTAGGCttgtaaaacaatttaataaagaaaatggtCAAGGTACACCAAGACaagttaaacattttcgaacTAAAAGTCTTGGagattcaattaaaaaacacATATTCCAGAAAAAGATTTTAGGGCATAAAaagtttgatattaatataggTTGTAATATCACTAGATCAAATagtgaagaaaatatattgtcATCg AATCTAGAAAAATCATTACTTCAAACAAAAGTCTTACTTAGTAAATCAGATGATGAGCTTAGCATGGAAAATTATGATACAAATAATGATAGCCTCCTTCATACTAAACATATTAGTAATAGTACTGGTAGTCTTAATACTCCCACATTAAGGAGTTATAAAGACAAGAGAAAGGCTATATtgatgaaatttgtaaatataaacgagGAACAAATAGTTCAATATCATGattggaatataaataaatcagaTAAAGGATCATATATAGATGAATCCATAAATTCAAAGTCAAGTAACGCAAACATATCTTTGCAAGATTCTAACAAGGAATTAAGAGGGGAGAATAATACTGCAATTAATACTAATAGATTATCTAGACAACTCAGTGAACCACCAGATATATATTCTTCTCAAAGTACTTTGTATGAAACAAGtcaaaatgaattatatagaCAAAGTTCAGAACCTACATTTTCAAGGTCAGAAGCAACTCATACAGAAATGGTACCTATAGCTAAGTATGACGACGAGAACAAGAAAGCAGTGGAATATTCAAAAATGGAATCACACTCTGATAATGCATGTGTTCATTTGTCTCCTGCTGTGAAGAATAGACTTTGGAATGTATATGTTGCCCACACATCAACACCATCAAATTTATTACGCAAAAGCTTAGTTACTAATGACTACATGTTAACTCCTATTACTAACAATGATAAGAGCATGAGCCCAATTACGCAAAGCGCTACCAAAATGACAAAAGCTATGCAG GAAACAATGATGACACCCCGTTCTAGAAAACCAGTAATGATGGTTTCTGGATCAAACCTATGTAATCTCGCTTCTGTCAATAATAGTTGGAATCAACAGAGTAATAACATACATGGTCCAAATCTTGATATTATTGCTCCAATAAATTGTACTTCAATTCTAGAAGAATCTCAAAAGCCGAATAACACAGACAGCGAAATTGTATACAACGAAGTTATTGACTtggaagataaagaaaatttaaacaaaaatacaacagagaaaagaagatatgTTACATCAATTACCGATGACTATTACACAATCAAACAACAAAGTACAATGTCTATAACAAGCACATTTAGGGAATATTTATTGTCTAGAAGTGTGTTAACTGCTAGTCCTGTTGATCTCAGTTTTTCGTCGCGTACTGGAGACTTCGAACAATCAGAATCCgacttaaatattttaaatgagGATGGCCTTTCTGAAAGCTTACTTTGTTGTTTAAATGGAAATCAACCCGAATCTGATACTTCTGGTATTGCATCTGGTAGTACTAATAGCGCGAATTCGTCGGAAAAGAATGAGGAAGTGGCAAATTCACCAAGAAAACGAGCAACTAGTTTACAGCGTAATGATTCTAAGAAATCAATAAAAGAATctagaaaattaagaaacataCAAGGACAAggtttcagaaataaacaattaagCGAATCAACattaaattctgtaaaaataaaagacacaTTTCAAGAAACTTCATTTTGA
- the LOC132910617 gene encoding U6 snRNA-associated Sm-like protein LSm1 produces MNILPGTASLLEELDKKLMVLLRDGRTLIGYLRSVDQFANIVLHRTIERIHVGKEYGDIPRGIFIVRGENVVLLGEIDRDKERDLPLTEVSVDDILDAQRREQELKQDQKRLINKTLKERGLSYIPDMGHDDMF; encoded by the exons atgaaCATTTTGCCAGGGACGGCATCTCTTCTCGAAGAACTTGACA AAAAACTTATGGTTTTACTAAGAGATGGCAGAACTTTAATTGGATATCTTAGAAGTGTTGATCAATTTGCGAATATTGTACTTCATCGTACAATTGAAAGAATTCATGTTGGCAAAGAATACGGAGACATCCCAAGAGGAATTTTTATTGTCAGAGGAGAAAATGTTGTCCTTTTGGGAGAAATA GAcagagacaaagagagagatTTACCATTGACTGAGGTATCTGTTGATGATATCTTGGATGCACAAAGACGAGAACAAGAATTAAAACAAGACCAGAAAcgactaataaataaaactctGAAGGAACGAGGTTTATCATATATTCCAGATATGGGCCATGATGACATGTTCTGA
- the LOC132910618 gene encoding cytochrome c oxidase assembly protein COX16 homolog, mitochondrial — MKRKQFWQFLPFMILVIGGSFFIQEFVSLKYKYPKVTSYDLKIETKKRGIEMKKSRTLEEEYKLIKTLDIDNWENVRIPRPWEDPSMTNE, encoded by the exons ATGAAGCGAAAACAATTTTGGCAATTTTTACCATTTATGATACTTGTTATAGGAGgttcattttttattcagGAATTTGTAAGCCTAAA ataTAAGTATCCAAAAGTTACATCGTACGATTTGAAAATAGAAACTAAAAAACGAGgtattgaaatgaaaaaaagtcGTACTCTTGAAGAGGAATATAAGCTAATAAAA ACCTTGGATATTGATAATTGGGAAAACGTTCGTATACCACGACCATGGGAGGATCCAAGCATgacaaacgaataa
- the LOC132910616 gene encoding exonuclease 1, translating to MGITGLLPFLEKASKRINVEQFSGGTVAIDSYCWLHKGVFSCADKLSMGHPTDAYVHYCMKFIHMLLSHKIRPILVFDGSHLPAKAQTEVKRRENRQTNRRKGIELMQMGQHAEGRNLLRRSIDVTHEMALELIKQCHEMNIDCIVAPYEADAQLAYLNINGIADVVITEDSDLILFGCKKVLFKMDLTGNGLLVDQEQLHLAMEIPSEHFNMDDFCYMCILSGCDYLSSLPGIGLNKARKFIKLNKDCDIHKALTRLGSYLNMKSLVVTKEYRDSFILAVITFKHQLVFCPLKRKQVRLNPPTSDVTKEQLYYAGLEIDPDIALQLALGNCDPFTLKILHDFNPDKIKKAGLSQHISIWSKEYKLVQNQLQDTCQGKKLRDRCTVNSETILQTNRLRRPIFVKQQDNSEYEQLNQKEILDIYKSTNTMDIENNLDTSSLTPSEDKVSPVLIRKQNLFSKRSSNIKTSPSLLSTSKSRINGRNMRIRRTIIDEGTVTESKFFAKDNTHGNYTPIDNEITNSNEFLLKKENMEVNKNIHTSNINLKLLMLNEEVGKDDSMDIDKEHNAPIINASNECKNIEPLNTSNCDLGASHLDVSMNENIVKNANKNELHNLNTSLTTLEFNIDSDFLIRQEDINTSNSLFTWSDTKISTQTTNKIKQNKSRSSSNFRTVLKSKMNTTNGTRRSQQLQTSLRRQQSLLSMFGFEKKKLHSLTHYS from the exons ATGGGTATCACTGGTTTACTTCCATTTTTAGAAAAAGCCTCAAAAAGAATAAATGTTGAACAATTTTCCGGTGGTACTGTTGCTATTGATTCTTATTGTTGGTTGCATAAAGGCGTATTTTCTTGTGCTGATAAACTGTCAATGGGACATCCAACAGACgc TTATGTTCATTATTGTATGAAGTTTATACATATGTTGTTATCTCATAAAATAAGACCAATACTTGTATTTGATGGAAGTCATTTGCCTGCTAAAGCACAAACCGAAGTAAAACGACGAGA AAATAGACAGACAAATCGTCGCAAAGGTATTGAACTAATGCAAATGGGACAACATGCGGAGGGAAGAAATTTATTGAGAAGGTCCATAGATGTTACACATGAAATGGCTTTAGAGTTGATCAAACAATGCCATGAAATGAATATTGATTGTATTGTAGCACCATATGAAGCAGATGCACAGTTAGCATACCTTAACATCAATGGAATTGCCGATGTTGTTATCACTGAAGATAGTGATTTAATACTATTTGGTTGTAAAAAG GTATTGTTCAAAATGGATTTGACTGGTAATGGTCTTTTAGTTGACCAAGAACAGTTACATCTTGCAATGGAAATACCTTCTGAACATTTTAATATGGATGACTTTTGCTATATGTGTATTCTATCAGGCTGTGATTACTTATCATCTCTTCCTGGTATTGGGTTAAATAAAGCACGAAAGtttataaaactaaataaagACTGTGATATacataaa gCTTTAACTCGTTTAGGATCTTACTTAAATATGAAATCTTTAGTTGTTACAAAAGAGTATAGAGATTCATTTATATTGGCAGTTATCACTTTCAAGCATCAGTTAGTGTTCTGTCctttaaaaaggaaacaagtTCGTTTAAATCCACCTACATCTGATGTAACAAAAGAACAATTATATTATGCCGGTCTAGAAATAGATCCTGATATTGCATTGCAGCTTGCACTTGGGAACTGTGATCCTTTTACTCTAAAAATACTTCATGATTTTAATCCTGATAAAATAAAG AAAGCAGGACTATCTCAACATATTAGTATTTGGTCAAAAGAGTATAAATTAGTACAAAATCAATTGCAAGACACTTGTCAAGGAAAAAAGCTAAGAGATAGATGTACTGTTAATTCAGAAACAATTCTTCAGACAAATCGTTTAAGAAGACCTATTTTTGTAAAACAGCAAGATAATTCtg aatACGAACAACTAaatcaaaaagaaattttagatatatataaatctacaAATACAAtggatattgaaaataatctaGATACAAGTAGTCTTACTCCTAGTGAAGATAAAGTATCTCctgttttaattagaaaacaaaatttattttcaaaacgtTCATCCAATATCAAAACTTCTCCAAGTCTTTTATCTACTAGTAAAAGTCGAATAAACGGAAGGAATATGCGTATCAGGCGAACAATTATAGATGAAGGAACTGTTacagaaagtaaattttttgcTAAAGATAATACTCACGGAAATTATACTCCAATAGATAATGAAATTACGAActcaaatgaatttttattaaaaaaagaaaacatggaagtaaataaaaatatccacacaagcaatattaatttaaagctTTTAATGTTAAATGAGGAAGTGGGGAAGGATGATAGTATGGATATTGATAAAGAGCATAATGCACCAATTATAAATGCATCAAATGAGTGCAAAAATATTGAACCCTTAAACACTTCTAATTGCGATTTAGGAGCATCACATTTAGATGTTTcaatgaatgaaaatattgtaaaaaatgctAATAAAAACGAATTACACAATTTAAATACTTCATTGACAACGTTGGAATTTAATATAGATTCCGACTTCTTAATTCGACAAGAAGATATAAATACTTcaaatagtttatttacatGGTCTGATACAAAAATATCCACACAAacaactaataaaataaaacaaaacaaaagtagaagttcttcaaattttcgcaca gttctaaaaagtaaaatgaacACGACAAACGGTACACGGCGAAGCCAACAGTTACAAACATCACTACGAAGGCAACAAAGTTTATTAAGTATGTTTGggtttgaaaaaaaaa AATTACATTCGTTAACACACTACagttaa